Proteins encoded together in one Bactrocera neohumeralis isolate Rockhampton chromosome 4, APGP_CSIRO_Bneo_wtdbg2-racon-allhic-juicebox.fasta_v2, whole genome shotgun sequence window:
- the LOC126757024 gene encoding tRNA pseudouridine(38/39) synthase isoform X1 produces MSDKKVQINKRGKGRVNREEILQWSKEELIAKVLQLDAYNFQIRNLLQKKLGQNDSEFYEELASLDANDNTEKAQETKAQPMQKPQKRKFDFKKSHKRHVLMKLLYFGWDYHGLATQEDSNATIEHHLFQALIRTCLIESRETANYHRCGRTDKEVSAFCQVISIDLRSKFPSEQQLLTESLTNEIDYCALLNRVLPRNIQAVAWMPLRNPVYSARFDCVERTYRYYFPKGDLNIEAMQKACELLARHTDFRNFCKMDVNNGVTNYVRQVFKATVQRCEVEQCEKNSLEGYAMYMLEIRANAFLWHQIRCIMAVLLLIGEGKEQPEVISELLDVAKNPCKPQYTPAIGLPLNLFHCEFREHTIQPTDNAVNNGVSANSEEGEAHTTTWIYGDEHLQKLIENVQGEWMQYNIKSTMIRDVLHQLESIYQKEYQSAPVQAQAWLLQDGVRPRQYQQLLNRKRCESLENRIEHFVKKQRLIVTNDPVAQSNLVTKTMAKTFPYTDRFRQLSSFLGRKEPSDRCLKN; encoded by the exons ATGAGTGATAAAAAGGTACAAATAAACAAACGCGGAAAGGGTCGTGTAAACCGGGAAGAAATACTTCAATGGAGCAAAGAGGAGCTGATAGCCAAGGTTTTACAATTAGATGCATATAACTTCCAGATAAgaaatttgttacaaaaaaagCTGGGACAAAATGACAGTGAATTTTATGAAGAACTCGCTAGCCTGGACGCTAACGACAATACAGAAAAAGCTCAAGAAACTAAGGCACAACCAATGCAAAAGCCACAGAAacgtaaatttgattttaaaaa AAGCCACAAGCGGCACGTGCTGATGAAATTGCTTTATTTCGGCTGGGACTACCACGGCTTGGCAACTCAAGAAGATTCAAATGCTACAATAG AGCACCACCTATTTCAAGCGCTAATCCGCACCTGCTTGATCGAGTCCCGCGAAACTGCAAATTACCACCGTTGTGGACGCACTGACAAAGAAGTAAGCGCCTTCTGCCAAGTTATATCAATCGATTTACGCAGCAAATTTCCATCGGAACAACAACTTTTAACTGAATCATTAactaatgaaattgattattgCGCATTATTAAACCGTGTACTTCCGCGCAACATACAAGCGGTGGCATGGATGCCGCTCCGCAATCCAGTGTACAGCGCTCGTTTCGATTGTGTCGAGCGCACATACCGTTATTACTTTCCAAAAGGCGATTTAAATATAGAGGCTATGCAAAAGGCCTGTGAATTGCTAGCAAGACATACAGACTTccgaaatttttgcaaaatggaTGTTAACAATGGCGTAACAAATTATGTAAGGCAAGTATTTAAAGCTACGGTACAAAGGTGCGAAGTGGAACAATGCGAAAAAAATTCCTTGGAAG GATATGCCATGTATATGTTAGAAATAAGAGCTAATGCCTTCCTTTGGCATCAAATTCGCTGTATTATGGCAGTTTTACTGCTCATAGGTGAGGGTAAAGAGCAGCCGGAAGTAATAAGTGAATTGCTGGATGTAGCCAAAAACCCATG CAAGCCGCAATATACACCGGCTATCGGTTTGCCATTAAATCTCTTTCACTGTGAATTCCGCGAGCATACCATACAACCTACTGATAATGCTGTAAATAATGGGGTTTCAGCAAATTCAGAAGAAGGAGAGGCGCATACAACTACTTGGATATACGGTGATGAACACCTACAAAAACTCATCGAGAATGTGCAAGGTGAATGGATGCAATACAATATCAA AAGTACCATGATACGCGATGTGCTGCACCAATTAGAAAGCATATATCAAAAAGAATATCAATCTGCACCAGTACAAGCGCAGGCTTGGTTGTTGCAAGACGGGGTTCGTCCACGTCAATATCAACAACTTTTAAACCGCAAACGTTGtg AGAGTTTGGAAAATCGCATTGAACATTTCGTTAAAAAGCAGCGTTTGATAGTTACCAATGATCCAGTAGCACAAAGCAACTTAGTAACGAAAACGATGGCTAAAAc ttttccgtacacggaccgatttcgacaactgagcagctttttggggagaaaagaaccTTCAGATcgatgtcttaaaaactga
- the LOC126757024 gene encoding tRNA pseudouridine(38/39) synthase isoform X2 produces the protein MSDKKVQINKRGKGRVNREEILQWSKEELIAKVLQLDAYNFQIRNLLQKKLGQNDSEFYEELASLDANDNTEKAQETKAQPMQKPQKRKFDFKKSHKRHVLMKLLYFGWDYHGLATQEDSNATIEHHLFQALIRTCLIESRETANYHRCGRTDKEVSAFCQVISIDLRSKFPSEQQLLTESLTNEIDYCALLNRVLPRNIQAVAWMPLRNPVYSARFDCVERTYRYYFPKGDLNIEAMQKACELLARHTDFRNFCKMDVNNGVTNYVRQVFKATVQRCEVEQCEKNSLEGYAMYMLEIRANAFLWHQIRCIMAVLLLIGEGKEQPEVISELLDVAKNPCKPQYTPAIGLPLNLFHCEFREHTIQPTDNAVNNGVSANSEEGEAHTTTWIYGDEHLQKLIENVQGEWMQYNIKSTMIRDVLHQLESIYQKEYQSAPVQAQAWLLQDGVRPRQYQQLLNRKRCESLENRIEHFVKKQRLIVTNDPVAQSNLVTKTMAKT, from the exons ATGAGTGATAAAAAGGTACAAATAAACAAACGCGGAAAGGGTCGTGTAAACCGGGAAGAAATACTTCAATGGAGCAAAGAGGAGCTGATAGCCAAGGTTTTACAATTAGATGCATATAACTTCCAGATAAgaaatttgttacaaaaaaagCTGGGACAAAATGACAGTGAATTTTATGAAGAACTCGCTAGCCTGGACGCTAACGACAATACAGAAAAAGCTCAAGAAACTAAGGCACAACCAATGCAAAAGCCACAGAAacgtaaatttgattttaaaaa AAGCCACAAGCGGCACGTGCTGATGAAATTGCTTTATTTCGGCTGGGACTACCACGGCTTGGCAACTCAAGAAGATTCAAATGCTACAATAG AGCACCACCTATTTCAAGCGCTAATCCGCACCTGCTTGATCGAGTCCCGCGAAACTGCAAATTACCACCGTTGTGGACGCACTGACAAAGAAGTAAGCGCCTTCTGCCAAGTTATATCAATCGATTTACGCAGCAAATTTCCATCGGAACAACAACTTTTAACTGAATCATTAactaatgaaattgattattgCGCATTATTAAACCGTGTACTTCCGCGCAACATACAAGCGGTGGCATGGATGCCGCTCCGCAATCCAGTGTACAGCGCTCGTTTCGATTGTGTCGAGCGCACATACCGTTATTACTTTCCAAAAGGCGATTTAAATATAGAGGCTATGCAAAAGGCCTGTGAATTGCTAGCAAGACATACAGACTTccgaaatttttgcaaaatggaTGTTAACAATGGCGTAACAAATTATGTAAGGCAAGTATTTAAAGCTACGGTACAAAGGTGCGAAGTGGAACAATGCGAAAAAAATTCCTTGGAAG GATATGCCATGTATATGTTAGAAATAAGAGCTAATGCCTTCCTTTGGCATCAAATTCGCTGTATTATGGCAGTTTTACTGCTCATAGGTGAGGGTAAAGAGCAGCCGGAAGTAATAAGTGAATTGCTGGATGTAGCCAAAAACCCATG CAAGCCGCAATATACACCGGCTATCGGTTTGCCATTAAATCTCTTTCACTGTGAATTCCGCGAGCATACCATACAACCTACTGATAATGCTGTAAATAATGGGGTTTCAGCAAATTCAGAAGAAGGAGAGGCGCATACAACTACTTGGATATACGGTGATGAACACCTACAAAAACTCATCGAGAATGTGCAAGGTGAATGGATGCAATACAATATCAA AAGTACCATGATACGCGATGTGCTGCACCAATTAGAAAGCATATATCAAAAAGAATATCAATCTGCACCAGTACAAGCGCAGGCTTGGTTGTTGCAAGACGGGGTTCGTCCACGTCAATATCAACAACTTTTAAACCGCAAACGTTGtg AGAGTTTGGAAAATCGCATTGAACATTTCGTTAAAAAGCAGCGTTTGATAGTTACCAATGATCCAGTAGCACAAAGCAACTTAGTAACGAAAACGATGGCTAAAAcgtaa
- the LOC126757024 gene encoding tRNA pseudouridine(38/39) synthase isoform X3 encodes MSDKKVQINKRGKGRVNREEILQWSKEELIAKVLQLDAYNFQIRNLLQKKLGQNDSEFYEELASLDANDNTEKAQETKAQPMQKPQKRKFDFKKSHKRHVLMKLLYFGWDYHGLATQEDSNATIEHHLFQALIRTCLIESRETANYHRCGRTDKEVSAFCQVISIDLRSKFPSEQQLLTESLTNEIDYCALLNRVLPRNIQAVAWMPLRNPVYSARFDCVERTYRYYFPKGDLNIEAMQKACELLARHTDFRNFCKMDVNNGVTNYVRQVFKATVQRCEVEQCEKNSLEGYAMYMLEIRANAFLWHQIRCIMAVLLLIGEGKEQPEVISELLDVAKNPCKPQYTPAIGLPLNLFHCEFREHTIQPTDNAVNNGVSANSEEGEAHTTTWIYGDEHLQKLIENVQEVP; translated from the exons ATGAGTGATAAAAAGGTACAAATAAACAAACGCGGAAAGGGTCGTGTAAACCGGGAAGAAATACTTCAATGGAGCAAAGAGGAGCTGATAGCCAAGGTTTTACAATTAGATGCATATAACTTCCAGATAAgaaatttgttacaaaaaaagCTGGGACAAAATGACAGTGAATTTTATGAAGAACTCGCTAGCCTGGACGCTAACGACAATACAGAAAAAGCTCAAGAAACTAAGGCACAACCAATGCAAAAGCCACAGAAacgtaaatttgattttaaaaa AAGCCACAAGCGGCACGTGCTGATGAAATTGCTTTATTTCGGCTGGGACTACCACGGCTTGGCAACTCAAGAAGATTCAAATGCTACAATAG AGCACCACCTATTTCAAGCGCTAATCCGCACCTGCTTGATCGAGTCCCGCGAAACTGCAAATTACCACCGTTGTGGACGCACTGACAAAGAAGTAAGCGCCTTCTGCCAAGTTATATCAATCGATTTACGCAGCAAATTTCCATCGGAACAACAACTTTTAACTGAATCATTAactaatgaaattgattattgCGCATTATTAAACCGTGTACTTCCGCGCAACATACAAGCGGTGGCATGGATGCCGCTCCGCAATCCAGTGTACAGCGCTCGTTTCGATTGTGTCGAGCGCACATACCGTTATTACTTTCCAAAAGGCGATTTAAATATAGAGGCTATGCAAAAGGCCTGTGAATTGCTAGCAAGACATACAGACTTccgaaatttttgcaaaatggaTGTTAACAATGGCGTAACAAATTATGTAAGGCAAGTATTTAAAGCTACGGTACAAAGGTGCGAAGTGGAACAATGCGAAAAAAATTCCTTGGAAG GATATGCCATGTATATGTTAGAAATAAGAGCTAATGCCTTCCTTTGGCATCAAATTCGCTGTATTATGGCAGTTTTACTGCTCATAGGTGAGGGTAAAGAGCAGCCGGAAGTAATAAGTGAATTGCTGGATGTAGCCAAAAACCCATG CAAGCCGCAATATACACCGGCTATCGGTTTGCCATTAAATCTCTTTCACTGTGAATTCCGCGAGCATACCATACAACCTACTGATAATGCTGTAAATAATGGGGTTTCAGCAAATTCAGAAGAAGGAGAGGCGCATACAACTACTTGGATATACGGTGATGAACACCTACAAAAACTCATCGAGAATGTGCAAG AAGTACCATGA